A single window of Plasmodium reichenowi strain SY57 chromosome 12, whole genome shotgun sequence DNA harbors:
- a CDS encoding hypothetical protein (conserved Plasmodium protein, unknown function) produces NLCYEEEKKNLIGLLIENNFDEVFEPLTSESLRFFLPMNGLCLIDYQLHFFKQNNVKKIYVVVTHHENELLDYIEKFQRSKKRYNDLDIEIIKMNKKVKTLGDALRDFKKSVEVYNDILLLLSDTIPIANVKDIIKAHFTNKEKCKNQIMTLILSHCSSENKSHNDDYVLAYDNFTFKLLLFEPLKKKKHFTLTNDIFKDINIKDRKGCRYEEKGLFKGGNKDLINNHHHHHHYVNMDDGHNVDGYNNMYNINNNNNNNNNRRGSLYSRGTVYHRDSVFPRDSFYTRDSIFQRDSIYPRDSIYPRDSIYPRDSIYPRDSIYTRGSIYPRDSIYNRSNNYHMDNLHNMECHNLIENNQDMECHNLRTNSQGMDYRELFNNYHDIDIHHYSRNRRASFILNACSNSIIISYDLIIPNIFIITPQVLKLFEDNFDYQCIKKDFIYNILKQEIKIEEIYVHEINGDYNYTECNNIITTLSDFRIYFKFFKMLIEKNVHPFLANAYHLLPEQPKRVLTEPGLYKHKNAIVHDTCKLYKIVLVEKFTEILDNTTIENSVIGKNCKIGKNCKIINTVIANNCIIKDNVSILSSFIYENVIINENVFIDECCVLGKNINIPCNIEIPKYTRLSAYCTNNVKDKFQLEKKNKEEDILLEEHRKVRDIEESQNDITNVKEEDTIDNQDTFENEKEVSDIICHQHMQREENDYVIIDEKSFDNPKEVANSNILNDQENVKREDKEEYVIVDDQSHGEINASIDNEMLDHKVDEKHTNQINGDQYLICDDKELPNVLSDKNEEQNNNFVHAVNDIGNNERIDQNTEKNNNISVDENISIGIKPSKDDIFNENENVILNVEQPFDINNYIIKTKYTDEQLRFFSLIGNTQMNINTSYISSSEYDDSEDDEEENEESEEEEVDEENYDSGYSTTKNHSTILTDDNTSDDKGAELFNEDSVNMSDINKHFNDINIDNEKNIFCKEISLLCKEAINKPQFMSHKILEMKSFRLSLNYTDLDVLVGIFPIIWEYINQLPFDKESWIENFDNAKLDMLFSSFLLEDQCYYETLYDLILDYSKKQYLTSNIKNNIFGSDKLCNAFEYIYHSDIFEFNYFNEWINKNQSDEFLKNNMRLKAFAEWLADE; encoded by the exons AACCTATGTTATGAAGAAgagaagaaaaatttaataGGGTTATTAATTGAAAACAATTTTGATGAAGTATTTGAACCCTTGACTAGCGAAAGTCttcgtttttttttacctATGAATGGTTTATGTTTAATTGATTACCAgttacatttttttaaacagAATAATGTAAAGAAGATATATGTCGTTGTAACTCATCatgaaaatgaattatTGGATTATATTGAGAAGTTTCAAAGAAGTAAGAAGAGATATAATGATTTAGATattgaaataataaaaatgaataagAAAGTAAAAACTTTAGGAGATGCATTAAGAGACTTTAAAAAGAGTGTTGAAGTATAcaatgatatattattattactttcAGATACGATTCCAATAGCTAATGTGAAAGACATTATTAAAGCTCATTTTActaataaagaaaaatgtaaaaatcAAATTATGACGTTAATTTTATCACATTGTAGTTCGGAAAATAAATCTCACAATGATGATTATGTTTTAGcatatgataattttacatttaaacttttattatttgaaccattaaaaaaaaagaaacattTTACATTAacaaatgatatatttaaagatataaatataaaagatagAAAAGGTTGTAGATATGAAGAAAAGGGCTTATTCAAAGGAGGAAATAAGgatttaattaataatcatcatcatcaccATCACTATGTTAATATGGACGATGGTCATAATGTTGAtggatataataatatgtataatattaataataataataataataataataatcgTAGAGGTAGTCTTTATTCAAGGGGTACTGTTTATCATAGGGATAGTGTTTTTCCAAGAGATAGTTTTTACACCAGAGATAGTATTTTCCAAAGAGACAGCATATATCCAAGAGATAGCATATATCCAAGAGATAGTATATACCCAAGAGACAGCATATATCCAAGAGACAGTATATATACAAGGGGTAGTATATACCCAAGGGACAGCATTTATAATAGAAGTAATAATTACCATATGGATAATCTTCATAATATGGAATGTCATAATCTTATCGAAAACAATCAAGATATGGAATGTCATAACTTACGTACAAATTCTCAAGGTATGGATTATCGTGaactttttaataattatcatgACATAGatattcatcattataGTAGGAATAGACGTGCTTCTTTCATCCTAAATGCTTGTTCAAATTCAATTATCATTTCATATGATCTTATAATAccaaatatatttataattactCCACAAGTTTTGAAATTATTTGAAGATAATTTTGATTATCAgtgtataaaaaaagattttatatataatatacttaaacaagaaataaaaatagaagaGATATATGTTCATGAAATAAATGGtgattataattataccgaatgtaataatatcattacTACTTTATCAGACTTTcgaatatattttaaattttttaaaatgttaattgaaaaaaatgtacatCCTTTTCTTGCTAATGCTTATCATTTACTTCCTGAACAGCCAAAACGCGTTTTGACTGAACCAggtttatataaacataaaaatgcAATTGTTCATGATACatgtaaattatataaaattgttTTAGTAGAAAAATTTACTGAAATATTAGATAATACTACTATTGAAAATTCAGTTATAGGAAAAAATTGTAAGATAGGaaaaaattgtaaaattattaatacaGTAATAGCTAATaattgtattattaaaGATAATGTTAGTATATTAagttcatttatttatgaaaaTGTAATTATAAATGAGAATGTATTTATTGATGAATGTTGTGTTCTTGgaaagaatataaatataccATGTAATATCGAAATTCCAAAATATACTAGACTGAGTGCATATTGTACAAATAATGTTAAAGATAAATTCcaattagaaaaaaaaaataaagaagaagatATACTATTAGAAGAACATCGAAAAGTTCGTGATATCGAAGAATCACAAAATGACATAACCAATGTTAAGGAAGAAGACACTATCGATAATCAAGATACTTttgaaaatgaaaaggaaGTTTCTGATATTATATGCCATCAACATATGCAAAGGGAAGAAAATGATTATGTAATTATTGATGAGAAAAGTTTTGATAATCCTAAGGAGGTAGCTAATAGTAACATTCTGAATGATCAGGAAAATGTAAAAAGAGAAGATAAGGAAGAATATGTTATTGTAGACGACCAGTCTCATGGTGAGATAAATGCGTCCATAGACAATGAAATGTTAGATCATAAGGTTGATGAAAAACACACAAATCAAATTAATGGAGAtcaatatttaatatgtgATGATAAGGAGCTACCAAATGTATTATCTGATAAGAAtgaagaacaaaataataattttgttcatGCTGTGAATGACATTGGAAATAATGAACGAATAGATCAAAATACagaaaagaataataatatatcggttgatgaaaatataagCATTGGAATTAAACCAAGTAAAGatgatatttttaatgagaatgaaaatgttatattaaatgtaGAACAACCAtttgatataaataattatataataaaaacaaaatatacaGATGAACAACTAAgatttttttcattaattgGGAATACACAAATGAATATTAATACTTCCTATATCTCATCATCAGAATATGACGATTCAgaagatgatgaagaagaaaatgaagaaagTGAGGAAGAGGAGGTAgatgaagaaaattatGATTCAGGATATTCAACAACAAAAAATCATAGTACTATTTTAACTGATGATAATACAAGTGATGATAAAGGAGCagaattatttaatgaaGATTCAGTAAATATGAGTGATATTaataaacattttaatgatattaatattgataatgaaaagaatattttcTGTAAAGAAATCTCTTTATTATGTAAAGAAGCTATTAATAAACCACAATTTATGAGTCATAAAATCTTAGAAATGAAAAGTTTTAGACTTTCATTAAATTATACAGATCTTGATGTCCTTGTGGGTATCTTCCCTATAATATgggaatatataaatcaatTACCGTTTGATAAAGAATCTTGGATAGAAAACTTTGATAATGCAAAGTTAGATATgttattttcatctttCCTATTAGAAGATCAATGTTATTATGAAACtttatatgatttaatattagattattcaaaaaaacAGTATCTAACTtctaatataaaaaataatatctttGGATCTGATAAATTGTGTAATGCATTCGAGTATATCTATCACTCGGACATATTCGAATTTAACTATTTCAACGA gtggataaataaaaatcaaTCGGATGAGTTTTTGAAAAACAACATGCGATTAAAAGCTTTTGCTGAGTGGCTAGCAGAtgaataa
- a CDS encoding phosphatidylinositol-glycan biosynthesis class O protein, putative, translating into MKIKYNIKKKNDNLHHFISNHTLIFSIILLINLLIFFSFINGYFYARQTLEEKSENLELFSRKVFGDEYVESLKKKKNTFSIINAPYDKVVILLIDSLRFDFTLYDTNYEKEFIGKEKNTDIYNNISSKKKNISNDGGKKNSLFFLNNMINVHHILQNEKNNTLLFRFDAEAPTITTSRIKSIFMGTIPNYMEVNENFSPTTSVEDNFFEQLHLNNKKAIAIGDNTITHLMKHFSKELVYESFNVFDFYSLDIAAKKHFYEEYESNDWDIMYIHMLAVDHIGHIKTPNSKIMGDALKDFDTFIYDIINKIKLDNLKNISTEEKEKRKIIKKKKFKTYRNGHHIKNENDHTIEDIKNENDHTIEHIQNDNDHTIEHIQNDNDHTIEDIQNDNDHTIEDIENQREQKNDDKKTLFIFFGDHGQLDTGDHGGYSLDETHSALFAYSPLNFISLDNDIIQNNFVLYDKDKLKKNVNILNEENTNNENIDNYKKYHSYLKDRNKKYSYHYNVKYTKQVNLMSTLSLLIGSTLPYGNIGNIIMDFIPNAYINNNNNNNFSLPNEQTNLYYDVLNLHYIAELNYANLWQLNRYLNEYEKKYNIIKNEDYHFIKSSWHNIQKDKKELFFQPNKKFIKNDILLKKEKESYIEFINEMTTLMDITQKYFYYIFNIKEKYFLILSILLNIFLLLFLKHFYYYSKLNYYHKLIKGSKILLCISLFLNIIVTFNDFNKNIYLLLCICVLLLYFFIFCLSSKEYKDIFRIFSHAKIIFISNNIDMIIPSIKNYNMSPKRNMNITNNDTYHTSHKDGKSFSNKEKKQNNTPMYILYNIIYLLRIIRKKIVQYIIFIHLTIYNLTIGNIIFILFKLFPKIITISFQILRSNFFLLFVIIWSSCEMSFNYIHNERYYIHYILITYVLFGMLKWKYHRVFNILKAFILLVLLITNALYSHTPEYFDHGKEKIYLKESVLKSVFPISSYILSLILINSGINNLLKKRIKIIITQIWTLQYILVFLFLNNIYHRYIQFITPPSIYFLTISTFIFILLSKNILNEKEKLQDSLDKIYEVCITLFVIIITSIPLSFIIYSNTNLGVLFLFYMTFLFFYFILISSNCSENMIQMNDITSTWINEHIDNTNDPIITKESLENKENCPSYNTYIKEKFYYKLMVEKFKLLNTCSLLNEEEIMEIQMYKLIRDISYFYINETDFYILSCVLLIYSFFITGHKFILNNLPLVSGYVGLYKYVWPISQFYIFNHIFFPFFFSLFFIIYIYNIRRIKIINSFKQFDLYYFYVYPLMNFSFKASFLFCCKFIISVWVSYYLNLHIMLYDYFLPKMFYLFAMHLIIIIFC; encoded by the exons atgaaaattaaatataatattaaaaaaaaaaatgataacCTACATCATTTCATAAGTAATCATACGctaatattttctattatCCTACTTATAAATCTATTgatttttttctcatttaTCAATGGCTATTTTTATGCAAGACAAACACTTGAAGAAAAATCAGAAAATCTTGAGCTTTTTAGTAGGAAAGTATTTGGAGATGAATACGTAGAAAGtttgaaaaagaaaaaaaatactttTTCGATTATTAATGCACCATATGATAAAGTAGTTATACTTTTAATAGATTCCTTAAGATTTGATTTTACCCTATACGATACTAATTATGAAAAGGAATTCAtaggaaaagaaaaaaataccGATATctacaataatatatctagcaaaaaaaaaaatatatcaaatgatgggggaaaaaaaaactcattattttttttaaataacaTGATAAATGTACATCACAttttacaaaatgaaaaaaacaaCACTTTATTATTCCGGTTTGATGCAGAAGCCCCTACAATAACAACTTCAAGGATAAAATCTATATTTATGGGTACAATACCAAATTATATGGAAGTAAATGAAAACTTTAGTCCTACGACTAGTGTTGaagataatttttttgaacagcttcatttaaataataaaaaagcAATAGCTATAGGTGATAATACCATTACTCATTTGATGAAACATTTTTCTAAAGAATTAGTTTATGAGAGCTTTAATGtttttgatttttattcattaGATATTGCTGCAAAGaaacatttttatgaaGAATACGAATCAAATGATTGGgatattatgtatatacatatgttaGCAGTTGATCATATTGGACATATAAAAACACCCAACTCAAAAATCATGGGAGATGCCTTAAAAGATTTTGATACATTcatatatgatattataaataaaataaaattagataatcttaaaaatattagcacagaagaaaaagaaaaaaggaaaataataaaaaaaaaaaaatttaaaacTTATAGAAACGGtcatcatataaaaaatgaaaatgatcATACTAttgaagatataaaaaatgaaaatgatcATACTATTGAACATATacaaaatgataatgatcATACTATTGAACATATacaaaatgataatgatcATACTATTGAAGATATacaaaatgataatgatcATACTATTGAAGATATTGAAAATCAAAGggaacaaaaaaatgatgataaaaaaacactgttcatattttttggTGATCATGGACAGCTAGATACAGGAGATCACGGAGGATACAGCTTGGACGAAACCCATAGTGCTCTTTTTGCATATTCACCCTTAAACTTTATATCTTTAGATAATGACATCattcaaaataattttgttttatatgataaagataaattaaaaaaaaatgttaacATACtgaatgaagaaaatactaataatgaaaatatagataattataaaaaatatcattcatatttaaaagatagaaataaaaaatattcttaccattataatgttaaatatacaaaacAAGTAAATTTAATGAGTACCTTATCCTTATTAATTGGGTCAACATTACCTTATGGAAATATaggaaatattattatggaTTTCATTCCCAatgcatatataaataataataataataataatttttcattacCTAATGAACAGacaaatttatattatgatgtTTTAAATTTACATTATATTGCTGAATTAAATTATGCTAACTTATGGCAATTGAATAGATACCTGAatgaatatgaaaaaaagtataatataataaaaaatgaagattatcattttattaaatcCTCATGGcataatatacaaaaagaCAAAAAGGAATTGTTTTTTCAaccaaataaaaaatttattaaaaatgacattttattaaaaaaagaaaaagaatcATATATAGAATTCATAAATGAAATGACAACTCTAATGGATATCacacaaaaatatttttactatatattcaacataaaagaaaaatatttcttaattttatctattcttttaaatatattcttattattatttttaaaacatttttattattattctaaattaaattattaccataaattaattaaagGTTCGAAGATTCTATTATGTATTAGTCTAtttcttaatattataGTAACCTTTAAtgattttaataaaaatatttatttattactttgtatatgtgtattacttttatatttttttatcttctGTTTATCAAGtaaagaatataaagatatattcCGAATATTTTCTCATGCTAAAATCATTTTCATAAGcaataatatagatatgATCATACCtagtataaaaaattacaatATGAGCCCTAAACGTAACATGAATATTACGAATAATGACACCTACCATACATCACATAAGGATGGGAAATCTTTCTcaaataaagaaaagaaacaaaataatacacctatgtatatattatataatattatttatttattaagaataattcgaaaaaaaattgttcAGTATATAATCTTTATACATTTGACAATATACAATCTAACTATAGGtaatattatctttattctatttaaattatttccGAAAATTATAACCATTTCATTTCAAATATTAAGAAGtaattttttccttttgtttgttattatatggAGCTCCTGTGAAATGTCctttaattatatacataacgaaagatattatattcattacattttaattacatatgttttatttgGCATGCTTAAATGGAAGTATCACCGTGTCTTTAATATACTAAA AGCCTTTATTTTGTTGGTGCTTTTAATAACTAATGCTTTGTATAGCCATACACCCGAATATTTTGACCATggtaaagaaaaaatatatttaaaagaatcTGTACTAAAATCAGTTTTTCCAATATCATCTTATATTCTTAGcttaatattaataaatagtggtattaataatttactGAAAAAAcgaataaaaataataataacacaAATATGGACATTACAATATATCCTCGTTTTTTTGTTCCTAAATAATATCTACCATAGATATATTCAATTTATAACACCCCCAagtatttatttcttaacCATTTCAACCTTCATATTCATACTGTtaagtaaaaatattttaaatgaaaaagaaaaattacAAGATTCTTTAgacaaaatatatgaagTCTGTATTACATTATTTGTCATAATAATTACCTCAATACCTTTgtcttttattatatatagcAATACAAATTTAGGTGTATTATTTCTCTTTTATATGacatttctttttttctacTTTATTCTTATAAGTTCCAACTGTTCAGAAAATATGATCCAAATGAATGACATAACATCTACATGGataaatgaacatatagataatacaaatgatCCTATAATTACAAAAGAAAGTTTGGagaataaagaaaattgtccttcatataatacatatataaaagaaaaattttattataaattaatggtagaaaaattcaaattattaaatacatGCTCTCtattaaatgaagaagaaataatggaaatacaaatgtataaattaattagagatatttcttatttttatataaatgaaacagatttttatattttatcatgtgtacttttaatatattctttttttataacgggacataaatttattttaaataactTACCACTAGTTTCAGGTTATGTTggattatataaatatgtgtGGCCAATAAGTCagttttatatttttaatcatattttttttccattcttcttttccttattttttatcatttatatttataacataagaaggataaaaattataaattcGTTTAAGCAATTTgatttgtattatttttatgtttatcCACTAATGAACTTTTCCTTCAA GGCCTcctttttgttttgttgCAAGTTTATTATATCTGTATGGGTTTCATATTACTTGAACCTGCACATAATg ttatatgattatttcCTGCCAAAAATGTTTTACCTATTCGCTATGCAccttatcattattatattttgtt
- a CDS encoding SET domain protein, putative yields MILFKRNFHNYFANNFIKDLFKKSEHISFNDIQKKIYIGKSSLGGLGVFTLEDIKKNEIIEICPTVSICNEEIPRNLVDYLYEGKEPSKNKAIVDIIINRKKETSNYKLLPLGYGILYNHSDIPNAFVEIHKINKNQIKQKQDATVSNNVIIVYAYNNIQKDDEILISYGHSWWKVSS; encoded by the exons ATGATTCTGTTCAAACgaaattttcataattatttcgcaaataattttattaaggatttatttaaaaaaagtgagcatatatcatttaatgatatacaaaagaaaatatatataggaaAATCATCTCTTGGTGGTTTAGGTGTTTTTACCTTAGAAgatataaagaaaaatgaaattattgAAATATGTCCAACTGTATCAATTTGCAATGAAGAAATACCAAGAAACCTCGTcgattatttatatgaagGAAAAGAACcaagtaaaaataaagcaATAGTCGATATTATAATCAATAGGAAGAAAGAAACttcaaattataaattacTACCTTTAGGGTATggtattttatataatcattcTGATATACCAAATGCATTTGTAgaaatacataaaataaataaaaaccaaataaaacaaaagcaa GATGCTACTGTATCAAATAATGTTATCATTGTTTATGCATATAACAATATACAAAAGGATgatgaaatattaatttcatATGGACATTCTTGGTGGAAGGTAAgttcataa
- a CDS encoding geranylgeranyl transferase type2 beta subunit, putative: MNLYLSLHEQYFINTIKKKLSAEEEDTILTSKYESILLSAIFWVLSSISLINKKRESIDEVLSKDFIDVIYMLVMKCLHRRKIKDEYIYKLKKETYILSNEDIKKKKKKKFIVTGFSPCNKKNVYEANIISTLSAIQILFLLNKTDENSISTKTLLEIYNFVIFLFDEEKGYFHFSLKSVQYKFDGDMRFMFCSLCTLYLLNKLFKERNIHVNNINNDKCIHWIINCFNIDGGFSNLPGSESHAGTTFCAIHSLKLLKNEKGKTYFSYNPIMKKKLIRWLCERYDNFGINGRVGKDHDVCYSWWVLSSLSSLNVNLGKAFNVNIIINFILKCQDKVNGGFSRIGQDEYNINKKCMNYFKNENLFFKQTDQFHSFFSLCALSLIYYNIHYYMKKEKLKKYELFDQISIPEHINDVLSNMANIHEAFAMPRRLIQ; encoded by the exons atgaatttatACTTATCGTTACACGAACAATACTTTATAAATACCATAAAGAAGAAACTTTCGGCAGAAGAGGAGGATACCATTTTAACGAGCAAATATGAGTCTATTTTGTTGAGTGCCATATTTTGGGTTTTAAGTAGTATTAGcttaataaataaaaaaagggAATCTATAGATGAGGTATTAAGTAAAGATTTTATAGAtgtcatatatatgttggTAATGAAATGTTTACATAGAAGGAAAATTAAagatgaatatatttataagttaaaaaaagaaacatatattttatcaaatgaagatattaaaaaaaaaaaaaaaaaaaaatttatagtAACAGGTTTTAGTCcatgtaataaaaaaaatgtatatgaAGCAAATATAATTTCTACCTTGAGTGCTAttcaaatattatttttattaaataaaactGATGAGAATAGTATAAGTACTAAAACATtattagaaatatataattttgtaatatttttatttgatgaagaaaagggatattttcatttttctttaaagagtgtacaatataaatttgATGGTGACATGCGTTTTATGTTTTGTTCCTTGTGTACTTTATAtctattaaataaattatttaagGAAAGAAATATCcatgttaataatataaataatgataaatgTATACATTGGATAATAAATTGTTTTAATATAGATGGAGGATTTTCAAATCTTCCTGGTTCAGAATCCCATGCCGGTACAACTTTTTGTGCAATTCattcattaaaattattgaaGAATGAGAAAGGCAAGActtatttttcttataatcctataatgaaaaaaaagcTAATTAG aTGGCTTTGTGAACGTTATGATAATTTTGGTATTAATGGTAGAGTTGGGAAAGATCACGATGTTTGTTATTCTTGGTGGGTTTTAAGCAGTTTATCATCTTTGAATGTAAATTTAGGAAAGGCAtttaatgtaaatattattattaattttattttaaaatgtcAGGATAAAGTAAATGGAGGATTTTCAAGAATAGGACaagatgaatataatataaacaaaaaatgtatgaactattttaaaaatgaaaatttattttttaaacaaaCAGATCAATTTCATAgttttttttccttatgTGCATTGTCacttatttattataatattcattattatatgaaaaaggAGAAACTAAAAAAGTATGAACTTTTTGATCAAATAAGTATACCtgaacatataaatgatgTTTTGAGTAATATGGCAAACATTCATGAAGCGTTTGCTATGCCAAGACGATTAATACaatga
- a CDS encoding hypothetical protein (conserved Plasmodium protein, unknown function~part of same gene as PRSY57_1213800B~gap found within coding sequence) has product MFRISPMLLFFLFYFSSYNIYFVLTWNENGQPSCSNVSCSNEKLTYIYDNS; this is encoded by the coding sequence atgtttcGCATATCTCCCATGTTATTAttcttccttttttatttctcctcgtataatatttattttgttttaacCTGGAACGAAAATGGACAGCCCTCTTGTTCTAATGTTTCTTGTTCAAATGAAAAGTTAACCTATATTTATGATAACTCCA
- a CDS encoding hypothetical protein (conserved Plasmodium protein, unknown function~part of same gene as PRSY57_1213800A~gap found within coding sequence), with translation NEYDKELDIQIKFPHKKDHHDLQIWDDEYEEEKQYSEPVPYITITNIEEDSDDLNKSLINDNIYNEDNSTNRPLNEEEQIDIALSKIYELEEQMKMFKEHNGKQNFKKYLR, from the exons AAAATGAATATGATAAAGAATTAgatatacaaataaaatttcCACATAAAAAGGATCATCATGATTTACAAATATGGGATGATGaatatgaagaagaaaaacaaTATAGCGAACCAGTTCCATATATAACCATTACAAATATAGAAGAAG ATTCGGATGATCTAAACAAATCCCTTAta aatgataatatatacaatgAAGACAATTCAACTAATAGACCtttaaatgaagaagaacAAATCGACATTGCCTTGTCTAAAATATATGAG CTTGAGGaacaaatgaaaatgttTAAGGAACATAATGg aaaacaaaattttaaaaagtaCTTGAGATGA
- a CDS encoding adrenodoxin-type ferredoxin, putative, which yields MITKFSILNKSKIFNTILYNTIRQNNIFFNNGKFFTTQNVDEIDVTFINQDNYEKTVKAKIGDSILKVAHDNHINIEGACEGFCACSTCHVIIDEKFHDLLPEPLDNEIDMLELAPCITETSRLGCQIKLSKELDGMKIQLPPMTRNFYVDGHVPTPH from the exons atgataacaA AGTTTTcaattttaaataaaagcaaaatttttaatacaattttgtataatacaatacgacaaaataatattttttttaacaatGGAAAGTTTTTTACAACGCAGAATGTAGACGAAAT CGATGTAACGTTTATAAATCAagataattatgaaaagACTGTAAAGGCTAAAATAGGAGATAGTATTTTAAAGGTGGCTCAtgataatcatataaatatagagg GAGCTTGTGAAGGATTTTGCGCTTGCTCTACCTGTCATGTAATAATTGATGAAAAATTTCACGATTTATTACCAGAACCTTTGGACAATGAAATAGATATGTTGGAACTTGCACCTTGTATAACAGAGAC ATCCAGATTAGGATGTCAAATAAAACTAAGTAAAGAGTTGGATGGTATGAAAATACAATTACCCCCAATGACAAGAAATTTTTATGTGGATGGACACGTACCCACCCCCCATTaa